From one Acidobacteriota bacterium genomic stretch:
- a CDS encoding membrane dipeptidase: MHLNRIRVSVPFRTAFSIVLLCAACAGPPPEAPDADPVAEILQRHMVIDPAVTTRFFRFPEEPETSFDPSALLAEGIDVAVLGVGTVTEALLIGDLSDYWYTSPPPGYVIAHSVFTGADAVKRFLWEIDAVHETATAHPEVEVALTADDLERHRAEGKLSLMLGVDSGIVVEDLATLRVYHKLGLRRLELAHAFPASWADACSGILDDDDLGLNDFGLEVVRECNRLGILVDLSHSSDQTMDEAIEASGKPVIASHSGARGVVDAVRNLTDDQIKALAQKGGLIAVGAMYDPKHLEPIRKTGAWITMAKVNNYLLERYPDPFRLAAAIRNPAEKQAARQALDLEPLSSLHRVRPRSGVITQGATVEGTLDHIDYIVKLVGIDHVSIGTDTDIGREDYTWLYQQFVGGLLERGYPEEDIVKILSGNFLRVLRANEE, encoded by the coding sequence CCGGATGCGGACCCGGTCGCCGAGATTCTCCAGCGGCACATGGTGATCGATCCGGCGGTCACCACGCGGTTTTTTCGCTTTCCCGAGGAACCGGAGACCTCCTTCGATCCGTCGGCATTGCTGGCGGAAGGGATCGACGTGGCCGTTTTGGGCGTCGGCACCGTCACCGAGGCGCTCCTGATAGGAGACCTGAGTGACTATTGGTACACCTCTCCCCCGCCGGGGTACGTCATCGCTCACAGCGTCTTCACCGGCGCCGATGCCGTCAAACGTTTCCTCTGGGAAATCGATGCCGTCCACGAAACCGCCACTGCCCATCCCGAGGTGGAGGTGGCTCTCACCGCGGATGATCTGGAACGTCACCGTGCCGAAGGCAAGCTCTCCCTCATGCTGGGCGTGGACAGCGGCATCGTGGTCGAGGACCTGGCCACGCTTCGCGTCTACCACAAGCTGGGCCTCAGGCGCCTGGAACTGGCTCACGCCTTCCCCGCCTCCTGGGCCGATGCCTGCTCCGGAATCCTGGACGACGACGACCTGGGACTGAACGACTTCGGTCTGGAGGTGGTGCGGGAGTGCAACCGCCTGGGAATCCTGGTGGATCTGTCCCATTCCTCGGACCAGACCATGGACGAGGCCATCGAGGCCTCCGGGAAACCGGTCATCGCGTCCCATTCAGGGGCCCGTGGCGTCGTCGACGCGGTTCGCAACCTCACCGACGACCAGATCAAGGCACTGGCCCAAAAGGGCGGATTGATCGCCGTCGGCGCCATGTACGACCCCAAACACCTGGAACCGATCCGCAAGACGGGTGCGTGGATCACGATGGCCAAGGTCAACAACTATCTGTTGGAACGCTATCCGGACCCCTTCCGGCTGGCTGCGGCCATCCGCAACCCGGCGGAGAAGCAGGCAGCTCGCCAGGCCTTGGATCTGGAACCTCTGTCTTCCCTCCACAGAGTCCGGCCCCGGTCGGGAGTCATCACCCAAGGGGCGACCGTGGAAGGCACCCTGGACCACATCGACTACATCGTGAAACTGGTGGGCATCGACCACGTGAGCATCGGAACCGACACGGACATCGGGCGGGAAGACTACACGTGGCTCTACCAGCAGTTCGTCGGCGGGCTGCTGGAACGGGGATACCCGGAGGAGGATATCGTCAAGATCCTGAGCGGGAATTTTCTGCGCGTGCTCCGGGCCAACGAGGAGTAG
- a CDS encoding HEPN domain-containing protein — protein sequence MMKQRLDATFNRANVVGPDLKLQADFARYLCVLVSGYIEKAVVAFVLEHARQKGGPTLQRFVELRTKRFTNAKASRVQQLLGSFDPNWQQELEEFLVEERKVAVDSIVSLRNVIAHGGSVGLTYSRIREYYEHAQRVVDRVGDLCVPGADGA from the coding sequence ATGATGAAGCAGCGGCTTGACGCGACCTTCAACCGAGCGAACGTCGTCGGGCCAGACCTCAAGTTGCAGGCGGACTTCGCCAGATACCTTTGTGTTTTGGTTTCGGGCTATATCGAGAAGGCTGTGGTTGCGTTTGTACTGGAACATGCGCGGCAAAAGGGCGGGCCGACACTGCAACGATTTGTCGAGCTGCGAACGAAGAGATTCACGAACGCGAAGGCCTCGCGCGTCCAACAGCTCTTGGGCAGTTTCGACCCGAATTGGCAGCAGGAACTGGAGGAATTCCTGGTCGAAGAACGTAAGGTGGCGGTCGACAGTATCGTGAGCCTGCGCAATGTCATCGCTCACGGAGGTTCCGTCGGACTGACCTATAGCCGCATCCGTGAGTATTACGAGCATGCCCAGCGTGTAGTTGATCGCGTGGGGGACCTTTGCGTTCCCGGTGCCGATGGTGCCTGA